In Chlorocebus sabaeus isolate Y175 chromosome 5, mChlSab1.0.hap1, whole genome shotgun sequence, one genomic interval encodes:
- the WDR90 gene encoding WD repeat-containing protein 90 isoform X3 has translation MTAEVMAEVAPLSGSRCQAPRCVSRAGRADAKAGSSSGAMAPGSARRARVPGSGIPASRVGGRGAQGPRLGPEARVPARAGYRLPGAHPRAPGAWLPSGARTRPARLAGVGVAGEGAGSPGPTGSCLVPEARLSPAVAPARVAGPPDARRPLPAAWQHPFLNVFRHFRVDEWKRSAKQGDVAVVTDKTLKGAVYRIRGSVSAANYIQLPKNSTQSLGLTGRYLYVLFRPLPSKHFVIHLDVSTEDNQVIRVSFSNLFKEFKSTATRLQFPFVLEARTPQRALVGLVPHGARWTCLQLDLQDILLVYLNRRYGHLKSVRLCASLLVRNLYTSDLCFEPAISGAPWAKLPVTPMPREMAFPVPKGESWHDRYVHVRFPSNSLKVPSKPIDKSCSPPEAVLLGLGPQPLPCPVASGKPVQFSVSPVVQTPSPTASGQAPLAPRPFPEVSLSQERSEASNSDGPVFHSLEPWAQVKASDVPTTAAGTHVLTHESTEVPVALEDASSCKRFLPDPILRLKGVIGFGGHSTRQALWTPDGTAVVYPCHAVIVVLLVDTGEQRFFLGHTDKVSALALDGSSSLLASAQARTPSVMRLWDFQTGRCLCLFQSPVHVVCSLSFSDSGALLCGVGKDRHGRTMVVAWGTGQVGLGGEVVVLAKAHTDFDVQAFRVTFFDETRMASCGQGSVRLWRLRGGALRSCPVDLGEHHVLQFTDLAFKQAQDGCPEPSAAMLFVCSRSGHILEIDCRCMVVRHARRLLPTQTPGGPHPQKQTFSTGPGIAISSLSVSPAMCAVGSADGYLRLWPLDFSSVLLEAEHEGPVSSVCVSPDGLRVLSATSSGHLGFLDTPSRVYHMLARSHTAPVLALATEQRRGQLATVSQDRTVRIWDLATLQQLYDFTSSEEAPCTVTFHPTRSIFFCGFSSGAVRSFSLEAAEVLVEHTCHQGAITGLTATPDGRLLFSSCSRGSLAQYNCADPQWHVLRVAADMVWPDAPASPSTLAVSRDGRLLAFVGPSKHTVTLMCSASLDELLRVDISTLDLASGRLDSAMAVCFGPAALGHLLVSTSSNRVVVLDAASGRIIRELPGVHPERCSSLMLSEDARFLLMAAGRAVKVWDYTTQASPGPQVYIGHSEPVQAVTFSPDQQQVLSAGDAVFLWDILATTESDQRFPGPSPACEAGLGTGQLEDAASRASELPQQQVPKPSQASPPRLGICARPPEGGDGTSVTKNSGAPCTTCPASHKAFTPARASRGPHSAKGTSLPPASGEWLRLKAVVGYSGNGRANMVWRPDTGFFAYTCGRLVVVEDLHSGAQQHWPGHPAEISTLALSHSAQVLASASGRSSMTAHCQIRVWDVSGGLCQHLISHRSTTVLALAFSPDDRLLVTLGDHDGRTLALWGTATYDLVSSTRLPEPVHGVAFNPWDAGELTCVGQGTVTFWLLQQRGADISLQVHREQVPETVGAGELTSLCYGAPPLLYCGTSSGQVCVWDTRAGRCFLSWEADDGGIGLLLCSSSRLVSGSSTGRLRLWVVGALSELRCEGSGARSSSVFMERELVLDGAVVSASFDDSVDMGVVGTRAGTLWFISWAEGTSTRLISGHRSKVNEVVFSPGESHCATCGEDGSVRVWALASMELVIQFQVLNQSCLCLAWSPRCCGRPEQQRLAAGYGDGSLRIFSVSRTAMELKMHPHPVALTTVTFSTDGQTVLSGDKDGLVAVSHSRTGMTFRVLSDHQGAPISTICVTRKECEDLGVEGADLWLAASGDQRVSVWASDWLQNRCELVDWLSFPMPATTETQGHLPPSLAAFCPWDGALLMYVGPGVDKEVIIYDLSQKQVVEKIPLPFFAMSLSLSPGTRLLALGFAGLHRLPGCSSRPPATRSWCGRSLAAEMQQGHGAVCHGWYLDTGLAEKSGGQWPHAGTGQDSCKSSGQSCCEFRDLKIL, from the exons ATGACGGCGGAAGTGATGGCGGAAGTAGCACCGTTGTCAGGCAGCCGTTGCCAGGCGCCGCGCTGCGTGTCCCGCGCTGGGCGCGCGGACGCTAAGGCGGGAAGCTCGAGCGGCGCCATGGCCCCAGGTAGCGCGCGGCGGGCGCGGGTCCCGGGTTCCGGGATTCCGGCGTCCAGGGTCGGCGGCCGGGGCGCTCAGGGCCCCCGCCTAGGCCCCGAGGCCAGAGTCCCCGCTCGGGCAGGGTACCGCCTGCCGGGCGCCCACCCTCGGGCTCCCGGAGCTTGGCTTCCCTCGGGCGCCCGGACTCGTCCCGCCCGCCTCGCTGGCGTTGGCGTCGCCGGGGAAGGCGCGGGGAGCCCTGGCCCCACCGGCTCCTGCCTGGTCCCCGAGGCCCGGCTCAGCCCCGCAGTGGCTCCCGCTCGCGTGGCCGGGCCCCCTGACGCCCGCCGCCCGCTCCCCGCAGCGTGGCAGCACCCGTTCCTCAACGTCTTCAGACACTTCCGGGTGGACGAGTGGAAGCGCTCCGCCAAGCAGGGGGACGTGGCCGTGGTGACG GACAAGACCCTGAAGGGCGCCGTGTATCGCATTCGGGGCTCAGTCTCTGCCGCCAACTACATCCAGCTGCCTAAGAACAGCACCCAGTCCCTGGGGCTGACCGGGCGGTACCTGTATGTGCTCTTTCGGCCCCTGCCCAGCAAGCACTTCGTTATCCACTTGGATGTGTCCACCGAG GACAACCAGGTCATCCGTGTGTCTTTCTCCAACCTCTTCAAGGAATTTAAATCTACGGCCACCCGGCTCCAGTTTCCCTTCGTCCTGGAGGCCAGGACACCCCAGAGAG CTCTGGTGGGTTTGGTCCCCCATGGAGCCCGCTGGACCTGCCTGCAGCTCGACCTGCAGGACATTCTCCTGGTTTACCTGAACCGTCGCTACGGCCATCTCAAGAGCGTCAGGCTGTGCGCCAGCCTGCTGGTCAGGAACCTTTACACCAGCGACCTGTGCTTTGAGCCTG CCATCTCTGGGGCCCCGTGGGCAAAGCTGCCCGTCACTCCTATGCCTCGGGAAATGGCTTTCCCTGTGCCCAAGGGAGAGAGTTGGCATGACCGCTACGTCCATGTCCG GTTTCCAAGCAACAGCTTGAAAGTGCCTTCCAAGCCGATTGACAAGAGCTGTTCACCTCCTGAGGCAG TCCTCCTGGGGCTGGGGCCACAGCCTCTCCCTTGCCCGGTGGCCTCCGGCAAACCTGTGCAATTCAGTGTGTCTCCAGTGGTCCAGACACCCAGCCCCACAGCC TCCGGCCAGGCCCCCTTGGCACCCAGGCCCTTCCCAGAGGTCAGCCTGTCCCAAGAGCGCTCAGAGGCCTCCAACTCGGATGGCCCCGTTTTCCATAGCCTTGAGCCCTGGGCCCAGGTGAAGGCCTCTGACGTCCCCACGACTGCTGCCGGCACCCACGTGTTGACTCACGAGTCGACTGAGGTGCCTGTGGCCCTTGAGGACGCCAGCTCCTGCAAG CGCTTCCTCCCGGACCCTATCCTGAGGCTCAAGGGCGTCATCGGCTTTGGGGGCCACAGCACCAGACAG gccctgtggacCCCGGACGGGACAGCTGTTGTATACCCCTGCCATGCGGTCATCGTCGTCCTGCTCGTGGACACGGGGGAGCAGCGCTTCTTCCTCGGCCACACAGACAAG GTATCCGCCCTGGCGCTGGATGGCAGCAGCTCACTATTGGCCTCGGCCCAGGCAAGGACCCCCAGTGTGATGCGGCTCTGGGACTTCCAGACCGGGCGGTGCCTGTGCCTGTTCCAGAGCCCAGTGCATGTCGTCTGCTCCCTCAG CTTCTCTGACAGTGGGGCCCTTCTCTGCGGGGTTGGCAAGGACCGCCACGGGAGGACG ATGGTGGTGGCCTGGGGCACTGGCCAGGTGGGCCTCGGTGGCGAGGTGGTCGTTCTGGCAAAGGCGCACACTGACTTTGACGTCCAGGCCTTCCGGGTCACCTTTTTTGATGAAACCAG GATGGCATCGTGTGGGCAGGGCAGCGTGCGGCTCTGGCGGCTGCGTGGCGGGGCGCTGCGTTCCTGCCCCGTGGACCTGGGGGAGCACCACGTGCTGCAGTTCACCGACCTCGCCTTCAAGCAGGCCCAGGACGGCTGCCCGGAACCCTCGGCTGCCATGCT CTTCGTGTGCAGCCGCAGCGGCCACATCTTGGAGATCGACTGTCGGTGCATGGTCGTGCGGCATGCCCGCCGCCTGCTCCCCACACAGACTCCGGGCGGCCCCCACCCGCAGAAACAGACCTTCAGCACAG GCCCCGGCATTGCCATCAGCAGCCTCAGTGTCTCCCCGGCCATGTGTGCTGTGGGTTCTGCGGACGGCTACTTGCGGCTCTGGCCCCTGGACTTTTCCTCGGTGCTCCTGGAGGCAG AGCACGAGGGCCCCGTCAGCTCAGTCTGTGTCAGCCCCGACGGCCTCCGTGTGCTGTCCGCCACCTCCTCGGGCCACCTGGGCTTCCTGGACACGCCGTCCCGGGTGTACCACATGCTGGCTCGCTCCCACACCGCCCCAGTGCTGGCCCTCGCCACGGAGCAGAGGCGGGGACAGCTGGCCACCGTGTCCCAGGACCGCACCGTCCGCATCTGGGACCTGGCCACCCTGCAGCAG CTGTACGACTTCACATCATCAGAGGAGGCCCCCTGCACCGTCACCTTCCACCCCACAAGGTCGATCTTCTTCTGCGGCTTTAGCAGTGGGGCCGTGCGCTCCTTCAGCCTGGAGGCCGCTGAGGTCCTGGTGGAACACAC GTGCCACCAAGGAGCCATCACCGGCCTGACCGCCACCCCTGACGGCCGCCTGCTCTTCAGCTCCTGCTCCCGGGGCTCCCTGGCCCAGTACAACTGTGCGGACCCCCAGTGGCATGTCCTCCGAGTGGCAG CGGACATGGTATGGCCGGATGCCCCTGCGAGCCCCAGCACTCTGGCAGTCAGCAGGGATGGCCGCCTGCTGGCCTTCGTGGGACCCTCCAAGCACACAGTGACACTTATGTGCTCGGCCTCCCTGGACGAG CTGCTGCGAGTCGACATCAGCACTCTGGACCTGGCCAGCGGCCGCCTGGACTCAGCCATGGCTGTGTGCTTTGGCCCTGCAGCCCTGGGCCACCTGCTGGTGTCCACCTCATCCAACAGAGTCGTGGTGCTGGATGCTGCGTCAGGCCGCATCATCCGGGAG CTGCCCGGTGTCCACCCTGAGCGCTGCTCCTCCTTGATGCTCAGTGAGGATGCCCGCTTCCTGCTGATGGCCGCTGGCCGGGCGGTCAAGGTGTGGGACTACACGACACAGGCCAGCCCAGGCCCCCAG GTGTACATCGGCCACTCGGAGCCTGTGCAGGCTGTGACCTTCTCTCCTGACCAGCAGCAGGTCCTCAGCGCAGGGGACGCCGTCTTCCTCTGGGATATCCTGGCCACTACTGAGAG cGACCAAAGGTTCCCTGGGCCCTCCCCAGCCTGCGAGGCAG GCCTGGGCACAGGACAGCTAGAGGATGCTGCGTCCAGGGCCAGTGAGCTCCCCCAGCAGCAGGTCCCCAAGCCATCTCAGGCATCTCCACCACGGCTGGGCATTTGTGCCAGGCCTCCCGAAGGTGGCGATG GCACCAGTGTCACCAAGAATTCAGGGGCCCCATGCACCACCTGCCCAGCTTCCCACAAGGCCTTCACACCTGCCAGGGCCAGCCGCGGCCCCCACTCTGCCAAG GGCACTTCCCTGCCTCCCGCCAGCGGTGAGTGGCTGCGTCTGAAGGCTGTCGTTGGCTACAGCGGGAATGGGCGGGCCAACATGGTCTGGAGGCCGGACACAG GCTTCTTTGCCTACACGTGCGGCCGCCTGGTGGTGGTGGAAGACCTGCACTCTGGCGCCCAGCAGCACTGGCCCGGCCACCCTGCGGAGATCTCCACGCTGGCCCTCAGCCACAGTGCCCAG GTCTTGGCCTCTGCCTCGGGCCGTAGCAGCATGACTGCCCATTGTCAGATCCGCGTCTGGGACGTGTCTGGTGGCCTCTGCCAGCATCTCATTTCCCACCGTAGCACCACTGtgctggccctggccttctcacCAGATGACAGGCTTCTCGTCACATTGG GGGACCACGACGGCCGCACCCTCGCCCTGTGGGGCACGGCCACCTATGACCTTGTGTCCTCCACCCGCCTCCCGGAGCCGGTTCATGGCGTGGCCTTCAACCCCTGGGACGCCGGCGAGCTCACCTGTGTGGGCCAGGGCACTGTCACCTTCTGGCTCCTGCAGCAACGCGGGGCAGACATCAGCCTTCAG GTGCATCGAGAGCAAGTCCCAGAGACAGTGGGGGCTGGAGAGCTGACCTCGCTCTGCTACGGGGCACCTCCCCTGCTTTATTGTGGCACCAGCTCCGGCCAGGTCTGTGTCTGGGACACACGTGCTGGCCGCTGCTTCCTGTCCTGGGAGGCAGACGACGGTGGCATTG GGCTGTTGCTGTGTTCGAGCTCTCGACTGGTCAGCGGCAGCAGCACAGGGCGGCTTCGCCTGTGGGTTGTGGGGGCTCTGTCGGAGCTGAGGTGTGAGGGCTCAGGCGCCAG GTCCAGTTCTGTGTTCATGGAACGCGAGCTGGTGCTGGACGGGGCTGTGGTGAGCGCCAGCTTCGATGACAGCGTGGACATGGGCGTCGTGGGCACCAGAGCAGGCACGCTCTGGTTCATCAGCTGGGCCGAGGGCACTAGCACACGTCTCATCAGTGGCCACAGGAGCAAG GTGAACGAGGTGGTCTTCAGCCCCGGGGAGTCCCACTGTGCCACGTGCGGTGAGGACGGGAGTGTGCGGGTGTGGGCCTTGGCCAGCATGGAGCTTGTGATCCAGTTCCAGGTGCTGAACCAG AGTTGCCTCTGCCTCGCATGGAGCCCCCGGTGCTGTGGCCGCCCTGAGCAGCAGCGGCTAGCGGCAGGCTATGGCGACGGCTCCCTGCGCATCTTCAGCGTCTCCCGCACAGCCATGGAGCTCAAGATGCATCCCCACCCGGTGGCGCTGACCACTGTTACCTTCTCCACCGATG GTCAGACTGTCCTCTCTGGAGACAAGGATGGGCTCGTGGCTGTGAGCCACTCCCGCACAGGGATGACCTTCCGTGTGCTGAGTGACCACCAGGGCGCCCCGATCTCAACCATCTGTGTCACACGCAAAGAG TGTGAAGACTTAGGGGTGGAGGGCGCAGACCTATGGCTGGCTGCCAGTGGGGACCAGCGGGTCAGTGTCTGGGCCTCCGACTGGCTGCAGAACCGCTGTGAGCTTGTGGACTGGTTGAGTTTCCCAATGCCTGCCACCACGGAG ACTCAGGGCCACCTGCCGCCCTCCCTCGCTGCCTTCTGCCCCTGGGATGGGGCGCTGCTGATGTACGTGGGCCCTGGCGTTGACAAGGAGGTGATCATCTACGACCTCTCCCAGAAGCAG GTGGTGGAGAAGATACCACTGCCCTTTTTTGCCATGTCCCTGAGCCTGTCCCCGGGGACCCGCCTCCTGGCTCTTGGCTTTGCTG GTTTACACCGTCTGCCAGGCTGCTCTTCACGGCCGCCTGCAACGAGATCCTGGTGTGGGAGGTCTCTGGCCGCTGAGATGCAGCAGGGACATGGTGCTGTGTGTCACGGCTGGTACCTGGACACAGGCTTGGCAGAGAAGTCAGGTGGTCAGTGGCCTCATGCTGGGACAGGCCAGGATTCATGTAAATCGTCTGGACAAAGCTGTTGTGAATTTCGCGATCTGAAAATACTTTAA